One window from the genome of Mastacembelus armatus chromosome 18, fMasArm1.2, whole genome shotgun sequence encodes:
- the per1b gene encoding period circadian protein homolog 1b isoform X3, producing MSYDNSKHPAATLGGRVARADDKDNGHEAASQGLNSPKTGGGQCSASVTIQEQGHEDRGGSSPSGGSGSGGLPSDQRGPNSDDMDGLSSGNDSGERESEGGMERENGSRGRQSTRSSHSSSNGKDSGMMLETTESNKSSNSQSLSPPSSSLAYSLLSTSSEHDHPSTSGCSSDQSARVQTQKELMKAIKELKLRLPAERKAKGHSSTLNALKYALQCVRQVGANKEYYHKWSVEECHGCSLDLSAFTIEELDNITSEYTLKNTDTFSMAVSFLSGKVVYVSPQGSSLLRCKPECLQGTMFSELLAPQDVSTFYSSTAPCRLPSWASCIGSASPPVDCTQEKSMFCRISADRTHGGEMRYYPFRLTPYQLTIRDSDAAEPQPCCLLIAERVHSGYEAPRIPPDKRIFTTSHTPSCLFQEVDERAVPLLGYLPQDLVGTPILLYIHPEDRPMLVAIHEKIFQFAGQPFDYSPLRMCARSGEYLTIDTSWSSFVNPWSRKVAFIVGRHKVRTSPLNEDVFMTPRGCEGQVTTPDIVQLSERIHRLLVQPVHSGSSQGYSSLGSSGSRGSRRSHQQHLSASATSSSDSNGPAMDEAAAAVALHKPMTFQQICKDVHMVKTNGQQVFIESRNRPLPRKNTSTGTTNIRAINSDPIKGLIADITKPPKDLVPAPLVQKEPSTGYSYQQINCLDSIIRYLESCNIPNTVKRKCGSSSCTASSTSDDDKQQEASGNNKDIVMEEAPTTPTLAPPSTTPTPPSNAAITPPPPPPPPPPPPQTSQPERDSWRSGSVGGGGSGGSGGGAGGRLGLTKEVLSAHTQQEEQAFLDRFKDLSKLRVFDQTVSSTVHCHTPAANPLSRGVRCSRDYPAAGGSHRRGRGGKRLKHQESSDQHSSLGLSGSHRDPRHNAPPMPLNMPIGPPTNSSSWPSVGSQASIPAAPFAPSMLPIYPVYPPLPQHLPMPDPSRFPPTQMVPPMMALVLPNYMFPQMGAPMSQPGATPGHFYNPNFTYPGTTPVPVPIPTAVTNPMPIPGTCAPSRSSTPQSNSQTPADREGAESPLFQSRCSSPLNLLQLEESPSNRLEVATALVASQQATPSVQGSAAAGQSSANQRSSDDTSKENENGEANESNHDAMSTSSDLLDLLLQEDSRSGTGSAASGSGSSGTRSSGSGSGSNGCSSSGTSGTSGSHTSKYFGSIDSSENDHLRKQPAGGSSGRGDGGEEQFIKCVLQDPIWLLMANTDDKIMMTYQLPVRDMETVLREDREALRSMQKHQPRFTEEQKRELSQVHPWIRTGRLPRAINISGCAGCKSPPSVPPVAPFDVEIHEMELCNVLKPQEEGTSKGKKNVSETAMDEAHLHDEDEEEEVEEKGTKTQDSNQDMTAEDQRGGKEAVEEKAEAQSPESGLTP from the exons ATGAGTTATGACAACTCTAAACACCCAGCAGCAACACTCGGGGGACGAGTGGCAAGGGCCGATGACAAAGACAATGGCCATGAAGCAGCGTCCCAAGGGTTAAACTCTCCAAAAACCGGTGGTGGTCAGTGTAGTGCCAGTGTCACCATTCAGGAGCAGGGACATGAAGACAGGGGAGGCTCGTCTCCCAGCGGGGGGTCAGGATCTGGAGGTTTGCCCAGTGACCAAAGAGGGCCCAACTCAGATGATATGGACGGCCTCTCTAGTGGGAACGACtctggagagagggagagcgaggGTGGGATGGAGCGGGAGAACGGGTCACGTGGGCGTCAGTCCACACGCAGCTCCCACAGTTCGTCAAATGGCAAGGACTCTGGCATGATGCTGGAAACCACAGAGAGCAACAAGAG CTCCAACTCCCAGAGCCTGTCGCCTCCCAGCAGCTCCCTGGCCTACAGCCTGCTGTCCACCAGCTCAGAGCATGACCACCCCTCCACCTCAGGCTGCAGCAGTGACCAGTCTGCGAGGGTCCAGACCCAGAAGGAGCTAATGAAGGCCATCAAGGAGCTGAAGCTCCGCCTGCCAGCTGAGCGCAAGGCCAAGGGACACTCCAGCACTCTAAATGCACTCAAATATGCACTTCAGTGTGTCAGACAAGTTGGAG CCAACAAAGAGTACTACCACAAGTGGAGTGTGGAGGAGTGTCATGGCTGCAGTCTGGACTTGTCTGCCTTCACAATTGAGGAGCTTGACAATATCACCTCAGAATACACCCTCAAAAACACT GACACGTTCTCTATGGCTGTGTCATTTTTGTCAGGGAAAGTCGTGTACGTATCACCACAGGGCTCGTCTCTGCTGCGCTGTAAGCCAGAGTGTCTCCAGGGGACTATGTTTTCTGAGCTTTTGGCCCCACAGGATGTCAGCACTTTCTACAGCAGCACAGCACCATGTCGCCTGCCTTCGTGGGCCTCCTGCATCGGGTCTG CGTCTCCTCCAGTCGACTGCACACAAGAGAAGTCCATGTTCTGTAGGATCAGCGCTGACCGGACGCATGGTGGCGAGATGCGCTACTACCCATTTCGCCTGACACCATACCAGCTCACCATCAGAGACTCAGATGCTGCTGAGCCACAGCCCTGCTGCCTGCTCATCGCAGAGAGGGTTCACTCTGGATACGAAG CTCCTCGTATCCCTCCAGACAAGAGGATCTTCACCACCAGTCACACTCCCAGCTGCCTCTTCCAGGAGGTAGACGAAAG GGCTGTGCCATTGTTGGGCTACCTGCCTCAGGACTTGGTGGGGACCCCAATCCTGCTCTACATCCACCCAGAGGACAGGCCCATGCTGGTGGCTATACATGAGAAAA TCTTTCAGTTTGCAGGGCAGCCGTTTGACTATTCACCCCTGAGGATGTGCGCCCGCAGCGGGGAATATCTGACCATCGATACCAGCTGGTCTTCCTTTGTCAACCCCTGGAGCAGGAAGGTGGCGTTCATTGTCGGGCGCCACAAAGTCAGGAC GAGCCCTCTGAATGAAGATGTGTTCATGACACCACGGGGTTGCGAGGGCCAGGTCACCACGCCTGACATCGTCCAGCTGAGCGAGCGGATCCACCGGCTGCTGGTGCAGCCAGTACACAGCGGCAGCTCTCAGGGCTACAGTTCGCTCGGGTCCAGCGGCTCACGGGGCTCCCGGCGTTCACACCAACAACACCTCAGCGCTTCAGCCACCTCGTCCAGCGACAGCAATGGCCCTGCCATGgatgaggctgctgctgccgtTGCCTTACATAAACCT atgaCGTTCCAGCAAATCTGCAAAGATGTTCATATGGTGAAGACTAATGGACAGCAGGTTTTCATCGAGTCCCGTAACCGACCACTGCCCAGAAAAAACACCAGCACAG GTACAACAAACATCAGAGCCATCAACAGTGACCCAATCAAAGGTTTGATAGCAGACATAACAAAACCGCCCAAAGATTTGGTTCCTGCACCGCTTGTACAGAAGGAGCCCTCTACTGGCTACTCCTACCAGCAGATCAACTGTCTAGACAGCATCATTAG GTACTTGGAGAGCTGCAACATCCCTAACACAGTTAAAAGGAAGTGtggctcctcctcctgcactgCCTCCTCCACATCAGATGACGACAAACAGCAGGAAGCCAGCGGCAATAACAAAG ACATCGTCATGGAGGAGGCTCCGACAACTCCTACACTGGCGCCTCCCTCCACCACACCAACTCCCCCCTCTAATGCAGCCATCACCCCTCCTCCCCcgcctcctccccctcccccacctcctcagACAAGTCAGCCAGAGAGGGACAGCTGGAGAAGTGGGAGCgttggaggaggagggagtggggGAAGCGGAGGAGGCGCAGGAGGCCGTCTGGGTCTGACAAAAGAGGTGCTATCTGCCCACACccagcaggaggagcaggcGTTCCTCGACCGCTTCAAGGACCTCAGCAAACTGCGCGTGTTCGATCAGACGGTGTCTTCGACTGTGCACTGCCATACCCCAGCTGCCAACCCTCTGTCACGAG GAGTGCGTTGCTCTCGTGACTACCCAGCAGCAGGAGGTAGTCACAGACGTGGTCGTGGTGGTAAGAGGCTCAAGCACCAGGAATCATCTGACCAACACAGCTCTCTGGGCCTCAGTGGGAGCCACCGAGACCCCAGACACAATGCACCCCCCATGCCCCTCAACATGCCCATTGGGCCTCCAACAAACTCCTCCTCCTGGCCATCTGTAGGGTCCCAGGCCAGCATTCCTGCTGCCCCATTCGCCCCTAGTATGCTTCCAATCTATCCAGTTTACCCACCACTTCCACAGCACTTACCCATGCCAGACCCATCACGTTTTCCCCCAACCCAGATGGTACCTCCCATGATGGCCCTGGTTCTTCCCAACTACATGTTCCCCCAGATGGGGGCGCCCATGTCTCAGCCAGGTGCTACCCCCGGACACTTTTACAATCCCAACTTCACTTACCCCGGTACTACCCCGGTCCCTGTTCCCATCCCCACCGCTGTCACCAACCCCATGCCCATTCCAGGCACCTGTGCTCCGTCCCGTAGCAGCACCCCACAGTCCAACAGTCAGACGCCTGCTGACCGCGAGGGGGCAGAGTCCCCCCTCTTTCAGTCCCGATGCTCCTCCCCTCTCAACCTGTTGCAGTTGGAAGAATCACCAAGCAACCGGTTAGAAGTCGCCACTGCTCTGGTTGCATCACAGCAAGCGACGCCATCTGTGCAGGGCAGTGCAGCCGCAGGTCAgagctcagccaatcagaggagcTCTGACGACACCTCCAAAGAGAATGAGAAT GGTGAAGCTAATGAGTCCAACCACGACGCCATGTCCACCTCCAGTGACCTTCTGGATCTGTTACTGCAGGAAGACTCGCGCTCAGGAACCGGCTCAGCTGCTTCGGGCTCAGGGTCCTCGGGCACGAGGTCCTCTGGTTCAGGCTCTGGTTCCAATGGCTGCAGCTCCTCTGGCACCAGCGGCACCA GCGGCAGCCACACCAGCAAGTACTTCGGTAGTATCGACTCATCAGAGAACGACCACTTGCGTAAGcagccagcagggggcagcagcgGCCGGGGAGATGGAGGCGAGGAGCAATTTATCAAGTGTGTTCTGCAGGACCCCATCTGGCTGTTAATGGCCAACACAGATGACAAGATCATGATGACCTACCAGCTGCCTGTCAG GGACATGGAGACAGTGTTGCGTGAGGACCGTGAGGCATTAAGGAGCATGCAGAAACACCAGCCACGCTTCACCGAGGAGCAGAAGAGAGAGTTGAGCCAGGTCCACCCCTGGATCCGAACAGGACGCCTCCCCCGAGCCATCAACATCTCT GGCTGCGCAGGCTGCAAGTCTCCCCCCTCTGTGCCTCCCGTGGCCCCTTTTGATGTGGAGATCCACGAGATGGAGCTTTGCAATGTGCTGAAGCCTCAAGAGGAGGGCACCAGTAAGGGcaagaaaaatgtgtcagaaACAGCGATGGATGAAGCTCACCTACACGATGAGGACGAGGAAGAAGAGGTAGAAGAGAAAGGAACCAAAACACAAGACAGCAACCAAGACATGACAGCAGAGGATCAGAGAGGAGGCAAagaagctgtggaggaaaagGCCGAGGCTCAGTCGCCTGAGTCTGGCTTGACTCCCTGA